In the genome of Myxococcus stipitatus, one region contains:
- a CDS encoding PAS domain-containing sensor histidine kinase, protein MHEFPTRRQMLMAVVAASMLAAFLEWTWSSASAVGALPRVLTTAALVFICAGTPALVLARARERTRRERDAALRSADDSSALRDALMDVTPVGFAFFDRHLRYIHVNPALAAMNGLPAGGHLGRHVSEVMPELGRLLVPRLQRALETDVPITDTCLEVETPAAPGESRFWFGSYSRVTSSGGEVLGVIASLSELTERMRAEQTLQEHEGRLDVLTRSLPDYLWGGKLRDGALRDFYCTPVIERTTGYPASAFAEPGPGGGPPPLWAEMIHPEDRARYRTRIESLAPSSEVELEHRIICADGRVRWVRSRATASVRDTQGELHVGCVVTDITDRYLADELRQRLHESFRRSAQEWRRTFDAVSSPLVVLGADGTIQRLNAAACILFGGLDPSGQPLSTAAFTPPWSSTPPLVEELRRTHGIITREVTDPHARRTWELSAAWVDEAGGEDSRIILVATEVTRLLELQASLRRSETMAAMGAIVAGVAHEVRNPLFSISAVVDAVEATVGQRADLAPYVDVLRGEVRRLNHLTQELFEYGRPTRGEWVEGPIHPVVEEALAACTRTGEQSRVTVTPTLAQALPCVRMDSRRLFHVFRNVVENAVQHSPVGTTVSVATSPLEEEGRAWVSCTVRDGGPGFREEDLPHVFEPFFSKRRGGTGLGLAIVQRILEEHQGRIRLRNHPEGGAEVTLLLPAVSSPTLRLSMDPLAS, encoded by the coding sequence ATGCACGAGTTCCCCACCCGCAGGCAGATGCTGATGGCCGTCGTCGCGGCCTCGATGCTCGCCGCCTTCCTCGAGTGGACCTGGTCGAGCGCCAGCGCGGTCGGCGCCCTGCCTCGCGTCCTCACCACGGCGGCCCTGGTGTTCATCTGCGCCGGCACTCCCGCGCTGGTGCTCGCCCGCGCCCGGGAACGCACCCGACGCGAGCGCGACGCGGCCCTGCGCAGCGCCGATGACTCCAGCGCGCTCCGCGACGCGCTGATGGATGTCACGCCCGTGGGCTTCGCGTTCTTCGACCGCCACCTGCGCTACATCCACGTCAACCCCGCGCTCGCGGCCATGAATGGACTGCCCGCGGGCGGACACCTGGGCCGCCACGTCTCGGAGGTGATGCCGGAGCTGGGCCGGTTGCTGGTACCGCGCCTCCAGCGCGCCCTGGAGACGGACGTCCCCATCACCGACACCTGCCTGGAGGTGGAGACGCCCGCCGCGCCCGGTGAGTCTCGCTTCTGGTTCGGCAGCTACTCGCGCGTGACAAGCTCGGGAGGCGAGGTGCTGGGTGTCATCGCCTCCCTCTCGGAGCTCACCGAGCGCATGCGCGCCGAGCAGACGCTCCAGGAGCACGAGGGCCGGCTGGACGTGCTGACGCGCTCACTGCCCGACTACCTGTGGGGCGGCAAGCTGCGCGACGGCGCGCTGCGGGACTTCTACTGCACCCCCGTCATCGAGCGCACCACGGGCTACCCCGCCTCCGCCTTCGCGGAGCCCGGCCCCGGTGGAGGCCCGCCGCCGCTGTGGGCGGAGATGATCCACCCCGAGGACCGCGCGCGCTACCGCACGCGCATCGAGTCGCTCGCCCCCAGCTCGGAGGTGGAGCTGGAGCACCGCATCATCTGCGCGGACGGACGGGTGCGCTGGGTGCGCAGCCGCGCGACGGCCTCCGTGCGCGACACCCAGGGCGAGCTGCACGTGGGCTGCGTCGTCACGGACATCACCGACCGCTACCTCGCGGACGAGCTGCGCCAGCGCCTCCACGAGAGCTTCCGCCGCTCCGCGCAGGAGTGGCGCCGCACGTTCGATGCCGTGAGCTCACCGCTGGTCGTGCTCGGCGCGGACGGCACCATCCAGCGCCTCAACGCCGCGGCCTGCATCCTGTTCGGCGGCCTGGACCCTTCCGGCCAGCCCTTGTCCACCGCCGCCTTCACACCGCCCTGGTCCAGCACGCCGCCGCTGGTGGAGGAGCTGCGCAGGACCCACGGCATCATCACCCGCGAGGTGACGGACCCGCATGCCCGCCGCACGTGGGAGCTGTCCGCCGCGTGGGTCGACGAGGCCGGTGGCGAGGACTCGCGCATCATCCTGGTCGCCACCGAAGTCACACGGCTGCTGGAGCTCCAGGCCAGCCTGCGCCGCAGCGAGACCATGGCCGCCATGGGCGCCATCGTCGCGGGCGTCGCGCACGAGGTGCGCAATCCCCTCTTCTCCATCTCCGCCGTGGTGGACGCCGTGGAGGCCACCGTCGGCCAGCGCGCGGACCTGGCCCCCTACGTGGACGTGCTGCGCGGCGAGGTGCGCCGCCTCAACCACCTCACCCAGGAGCTGTTCGAGTACGGCCGCCCGACCCGGGGCGAGTGGGTGGAGGGCCCCATCCATCCCGTCGTGGAGGAGGCGCTGGCCGCCTGCACGCGCACGGGTGAGCAGTCCCGCGTCACCGTCACCCCCACGCTCGCGCAGGCGCTGCCCTGCGTGCGCATGGACTCGCGGCGGCTGTTCCATGTCTTCCGCAACGTGGTGGAGAACGCGGTGCAGCACTCTCCCGTGGGCACGACGGTGAGCGTGGCCACGTCGCCGCTGGAGGAGGAAGGCCGCGCCTGGGTGAGCTGCACCGTGCGGGACGGAGGGCCGGGCTTCCGCGAGGAGGACCTCCCGCATGTCTTCGAGCCCTTCTTCAGCAAGCGCCGGGGCGGCACGGGCCTGGGCCTGGCCATCGTCCAGCGCATCCTGGAGGAACATCAGGGGCGCATCCGCCTGCGAAATCACCCAGAGGGTGGCGCGGAAGTCACGCTGCTGCTACCAGCGGTGTCCTCACCCACCCTCCGCCTGTCGATGGACCCGCTCGCCTCATGA
- a CDS encoding phosphoribosyltransferase yields the protein MQGPEFQDRFMAGRDLARHLAHHAHQPETRVLALPRGGVPVGYEVARALDAPLDVFIVRKLGAPGHEELAMGAIATGGIQVLNPEVLRELDISREQVAAVARREAQELLRRESSYRSGRPPLDVQGREVILVDDGLATGSTMRAAVAALRERHPAHIIVAVPVAPAETCEEVEALADEVVCARTPEPFYAVGLWYRNFEQTSDAEVRELLERRAQELATHAHIS from the coding sequence ATGCAAGGACCCGAGTTCCAGGACCGCTTCATGGCCGGCCGCGACCTCGCGAGACACCTCGCGCACCATGCGCACCAGCCAGAGACCCGGGTGCTCGCCCTGCCGCGCGGCGGAGTCCCCGTGGGATACGAGGTCGCTCGCGCCTTGGACGCGCCGCTCGACGTGTTCATCGTGCGCAAGCTGGGAGCCCCCGGACACGAGGAGCTCGCGATGGGGGCCATCGCCACCGGCGGCATCCAGGTGCTCAACCCCGAGGTGCTGCGGGAGCTGGACATCTCGCGCGAGCAGGTCGCCGCCGTCGCCCGACGCGAAGCCCAGGAGCTGCTGCGCCGTGAGTCGAGCTACCGCTCCGGGCGGCCCCCGCTGGACGTCCAGGGGCGCGAGGTCATCCTCGTGGATGACGGGCTCGCCACGGGCTCCACCATGCGCGCCGCCGTGGCCGCGCTTCGCGAACGACATCCCGCGCACATCATCGTCGCCGTCCCTGTCGCCCCAGCGGAAACATGTGAAGAGGTCGAAGCACTCGCGGACGAAGTGGTGTGTGCGCGAACGCCAGAGCCCTTCTATGCCGTGGGCCTCTGGTATCGAAACTTCGAACAAACCTCGGACGCCGAGGTGCGGGAGCTCCTGGAGCGCCGGGCCCAAGAGCTGGCCACCCACGCGCACATCTCCTGA